In the Urocitellus parryii isolate mUroPar1 chromosome 1, mUroPar1.hap1, whole genome shotgun sequence genome, TGCTGCCCACACATCTTCCAGGTCCAAGAGGAGTCCTGTGACTTCATTGGAACATGCCTGGAACCATAGTTAATTTGAGAGATCAGGTGTTTCAGCACAAAGTCAACCAGCTAGACTCAGGTGATGAAATAGGTATAACCTGGTCAGTATGGGCTGCTTGGTCTTCCTGAACCTGAAAGGCTACTGGGCATCCTGCTAAAACTCAGATGGTGAGTGCAGAGGCCTGACCAGTAGAAGGCAGTAATTACTTAACTTTCATCTGATCAAAAGAATAATGTTTAGTTGCAGGTACCAGCCAAACACAAtacataaatgtttaaattatattcaaattcaaattgaaactattatattcaaatatattgaaTAATTGAGTCTTTCAAACAGAAGCAAACACCCTCTTATTTTTaatgagtaaaatataaataaactcaAATAATCTGTCTTTTCATCATAGACATATGAGTTTGGCCTGTTCAATCCATGAGGTCAGGATGCTGCTCCTCTGTCACGCTGTAGCTGTGGCTGTTGTCCACATCTTTATCCTCTCAGAAAACTGGGCATCTGCCAAGAACATCAACTTCTACAATGTTAGGCCTCCTCTGGACCGTAAGTAGTGGTTGTCGTGTTAGTTCATGACTGGGGAGGGAATCAGAATGTCCTTTGAAGCCCCACTTCCATCCATTGtcaccttgctttttttttttttcctggaaatgcTTGATTTATATctagaataaaacagaaaggtTTCAACCACTCCATGGGTAAGGGTATGGTAACaaaaatattctccatttctttaaaatgaattagcaaaaaataaataaataaataaataaaatgaattagcTTCCTATTAAAGTCTTAAAAGCTTTCTTGTTTAAGAAATTCTTTTGAATATTGTCCCTAATCATGGCTTAGCAGAGGAAATTCAGTgttctttattgatttcttcattggAGAAGAAACTGGCTGCAAGAAGTTTCTgcataaatgatatatttattctttcaagtggtcattaacagttttaaaaagattagaataattgaaatatttgaagatgaaTATAACCTGGATTTTCATTATGCATAATCACAGTTAGCAAGAATTACATAAAACTCAGCTTTTCactaatagttttaaaataggCTAACAGTGCATATCATCTTATAGGATaatttatgttaatatattttatataaacatgtgtatatgtgtctgtATGAATATATACCATCaccccttctttttcctcttcaaataAAACTTCTCTCATACAAActttattagagaaaaaattatgtgtatacatgtaaatGTTTATGGTTCCCCCATCTGGAGGACTATCAGAATCTTGATGGAAATGATATATCCCCAGGTCACTTCTCGAGAGATTTGATAATCAAAGGGGTGAGAtgtggaattttttcttttctcttttttgaaaagGTCTCCTGATACTGTTGATAAACAGACAGTTGTGAGAACCACTATCTTTATACTACACTTAGGTGACATCTATATCATTACTATTCTTTactctgtgttttctttattatttaggACACTCAGTCATCtagttctctttttctctcagtaTACATATAAATgcttcacatatatacatatacacatatgtactaCACATGTATCTTGAATTATCATTTGTTATACATCCATGCATTGTTAATCCCTGTTTATTAATAGGTAAAATGCATGACACATGGTTTTTGTAAATCTAGATTATTTACAAGTTTCCAAATTTTAAAGACTGTTATAAttttttgatgagaaaaaatctagaaaaagagaaaaatatatgttcattgtagaaaatctcaaaaagacaggaaatatacagaagaaagtaaatttgttCATGATTCCACAATTCAAAAGTgctcctttttacatttttaaatattttctttcagtattttccatatatgtaGATATGAGACATACTGATGTTACACAAATTTAGTCTTACATTAGTTTTTCACTCTTTATGctataatttgaatatatttaaaatattctaatgtcttttacttttaaaaattcatatttctgaTCTGCTATTTATTTAACCATTTCCCCATACTTTatgtcattaaaaaatacaagcaatttaaattcattgaaattgcCATTGAAGatctttttaaatgtacttttcaaTTTGCTGATGACCTTAGAATAGATTTTACCAGAGTTAGAATTACTAAATATAAAGGATTGTGCAAATTTATACTCTAATTGTTCATTCATTAGCATtgactattaatatttttaagcccATACAGGTGAAAATGgctgtcattatttttatatatctgcaTAACATTCTTTTTGCATAGGCCAAACTGAAATGTATCTGCAGTATTTAATTTCATGTCTCCTGAAACTTTGATATTTTGCTTGTGTTTTGTACAGCAATGCATATTCTCCCCATGTACCCTAAATACCCACTGCTTCTACTTTTCACCCTAACTTCTGGTTATGTTACTAGGATGGTTTGGGGTTTACCTTTACTTgcctacattattctgcaaaaccaggagaattaaaaattttacccAGACCCTATGCCCTGGTCTATgcaaaaaatgtcaaattattttattttccctctttcctactaaaataataagataaggggctggggttgtagctcagtggtagagcacttgcctagcatgggtgaggcactggattcaatcctcagcaccacataaaaaacaaaacaaaacaaaaacagcaaccactttggaaagcagtgtggagattcctcagaaaacttggaatgaactgctatttgacccagctatcccactccttggtctatacccaaaggatgtaaaatcagcatactatagtgacatagtctcaccaatgtttatagcagctgaattcacaacagctaaattgtggaaccaacctagacatTCATGAATagataggtgaatggataaagaaactgtggtatatatatacagtggaatattactaagcattaaaagagaataaaattatggcatttgcaggtaaatggatagagttggagaatattatgctaagcgaagcaagccaatcccaaaaaactaaagaccaaatgttttctcttattagtggatgctgatctattaGTATAGGGGGGatgcatgggaagaatggaggaactttggattgggcaaaggggagggtggggaggggttatgaagatagaaaaatggtggaatgagatggacatcatcatgctagatacatgtatgattgcatgaatggtacaccgtgcacaaccagagaattgaaatgttgcactccattCGTATATGacgaattgaaatgcattctgctattatttacaactaagtagaacaactaaaaaaaattttaaaattaaaaataaccagaTAAAAGGCAAACTTTTCAAAAAGATATAATGACAAAAGAACATGTTAATTTTGCTCAATTCACATTGTCAGCAActcagtatttctcctttccacAGTGCTTTGGCCTGTGTGTAAGGGcttatattaaatattacctTCCTGGTCAAGGTCTAATGCTGTGACAATTGACATACGTCAAATGAGGTGACTTCCTTGAGGATAACTGTACCTGTAATAGAGTGCATATGGATGCAAACTAGCAAGACTTGATGTACTAGGGACCCCACAAAGGATTTTCATTGCAGTGttccatttaattctcacaataccTCTGCAAGTCATagggatctttatttttataattataaatattataaaatattatgccTTAGAAGTTAAAAATTATACACTAATTAGTTTAAAGGACAGAATTCAAACTGAGGTTAATCTGGACTCTAGTTCTTTTCAGGGATGATATATGTGGGTCACATTATTAGTTCCAATACCACTACCACCCTCACCCATACCCTCAACTCCCACTTATCCCAAATTATACATCAAAATAGAATGATATGGATCTTTTCAAAGTGGCTTGTGGAATCATTTTTGTTACTCTATAATGGAAATTCatggaagtatttttaaattttttttaaattgccaaaaGCTTGATGGGTAAATCCAACTCCCTAGACATGGAATTTGTAAAGATGACATCATATAAGTTTTGTTTCATCTAACATAAAAGTTGCTGACTTTGTACCATATTCGATGtttgaaatttttgtcttttttaaccTTATCATttcactttgcattttttttcttttaaagcaacaCCATTTCCAAATAGCTTCAAGTGTTTTACCTGTGAAAATGCAGGGGATAATTATAACTGCAATCGATGGGCAGAAGACAAATGGTGTCCACAAAGTAAGTGTGCTGAGTTTGGAAGACTGTGACGTCACTTCCTTTAGGTCTCTCCTGAATTGCCTGGAGCAAAGATGTCCTGTGTAAAGGATCAGCACAGCAACAGGCTGGTGATGTTCTATAGAAGTCAGAGATTTCCTCTAAGGGTCTATCCTGAGAGAACTCACAAACCGGCAGCATAGCCTCAATTTGCAGTTGTGTCTGCCTTGAGGAAGAATTTCATAAACAGTATTTACCAGGGAGAAGAGACCACAGTGTTGACTAAGGCATTCTAACAATTTCAGAAATGCTTGATGATACCTTAGAAAAGCCATACTTAACTGActtaaagcaaaggaaaatttctGTCCTCTTGAGACACATCCATGCTTAGGAAACtctgttcattcatttaacaaacatttggaTCTCCTTTTAGTTTATTTAGTTCACTAATGCATCCCAGTGCCTAATCCAGTGCCTGATTCATATTAGGCCCTCAGTAGTAGTATTTGTGGACAGAATGTGTGGATGAGTGTACATTAGAACTAAGACCTGAATGACTGAACCAAACCAGCCACATAGGGATCTATTGGAAGAGCATGTCAGGAAGAGGGAATGGCAATACAAAGGTTTCCAGGGGAAAAAGTGGGTTTGGCCTCTTCAATTAATAGAAAAGACACTGGCCATGTGTTGTAGTGGGGAATGGACAAAGGACCTGAGAGGGAGACACAGACAGGACAGGTTCTTCTTTCTCTGATAGAATATGGGCTTCACTGTGACCAGGATAGGTGGACAGTAGAGTTTTAAGCTAGGATGTGATGATActggttgtttttaaaatattgctctgTCTGCTGTGTGGCGAATGGATGTTTGGGGTCCAGAATAGAAGGAGACACCAAGTAGGGACTATTGTTGTCATCAGGCAGAAATTGGGGACTTGGACTAGGTTGGTAGGAACAGAGGAGGTAGGAAGTTGAATGATTTAAAACACACGAACTTGAAATAAACCAAGTAGAGTGTCTGGTGGAAgaattggaatttaaaaactCTACATGGAGCTATAAGGATATCAGATGATTCAGACTTCAGGGTGTACTGCTTTTTAGGTTTTCAGATGTAAACAgctaagaaaaacaaacagaaaaccaaactTTTCCAGAATTGGAGATTACTAGTTTGGGTCTACTATTACCTTAGATCTTTGGGAATTTCTATATATGGTATTTTTATACCATTATTATTTATAGCGTGGAACCAATAATTACTATATACTATACACTGGAGACTTCTACGGGGTCTGAGCATCTTGTGCTGTAAATTAGTCATGTATCTGTGACTACATTTTTCATTATTCCTTTTCAAGTATAATTAattgtgaacattttttcttGGGGTTCTTTGACATTTCTGTGGCATGAGTGCCCTTAACTCACAtgcttgtgagtgtgtgtgtgtgtgtgtgtgtgtgagagagagagagagagagagagagagagagagagagagagagtgattgtgtgctttatttctacatttccagggaaattttttaattgtttcaaaCTCTAAGGTTGGTTGATATGTCTCCTACCTTCTTTCAGAGAGCAGGCATCATACTTTAACAATTTGCTTTCCATCTCCTTGAAAACCAAGTAGAAGGGTTAGCATAGTTGTACATGGGGGCCTTGGAGCCCAGCTTCTCAGGCCTTCTCTTTACAGACtgtgtattttttcaaattgtaCCCAAAACTCTGTCTCCTAGGTCTGGGCATATCCTATTATTCATTCACTTAAGCCATTTTAGCATGCAAGCCAGGAACACAAGTGACTGTTTCTAGGTCTTAGAATTCCATCTCCATTGAAACATGGGCAAACAAAAAGCAGGAAGCTGCAGAGACCACCAAGACAATTCAGAAATGGGGAAAGTGGAAGAGTTGGTTCTGCTGTGTCCAGAAAAGCTGGCTCTTAGAGATCAGCATGGAAAGATCCTCCATTCCAGCATGGCATAGAAGCTCCTTCTTGATGGTTATGTCAGTCAAGTCCTAAAGATACTAACCACCTGGAATTATATCTGAGAGTATGGTTTCTTCCTTTTCACTTTGCCATTATTTACGGGAGTGATAGTTAACCATTTGGGGAGGCCAACTGGCCTGCAGCTATTGCTCTTTGTCATCTCacgtttccttttttttccttgcagcTTCACTTCTGTGATCTGTCAGTGTTGTTAAAGGGTTCCCATGTAACAGGATACAACAAGAATGgcatttctagttttatttaccCTGGCTTCAGTGCTGACTTGTTGAGGCTGCTTTTTGCATGTGTGATATTGTGTATGAATGCATGCAGCTACTGGTTTTCAATTCCTCCTTGTTTGGACTATGAATTGAAATCCCTTCTCTAAAACAGTTAGttccccctttctttctgaaTCCAGAAGCCAGCCACACTTGCAGAGCACTCTGTGGGCAGCACTAGTTTGTAGCAGCGTCTAGCTTAATATTAATGTTAAGAGTGCAAATCCTAGGAAACTGCTGCATTAGAAGCTTACCCTCCACCTGTGTGACCTTCCACCTGGGTAAATTTTCTGCTTATGTGACCTTCCGTGTATGTGATCTTTCAGCTATGTGACCTTTCTACTTATGTGGCTTTTCCTTTATGTGATTTTTCTACCTTTGTTACTGTGGACAAGAAATTGTGCCTGATTTTCTTCACCTAAATGAGGATGTTAAGTCTGTGTGCCTGGCTGATGGTTCATGCCCAGTATGTGTTTGCTATTGTTAATATTATCAGAATGCCAGTGCActtaactatttttctaaaaataaaatgggctcaAAGGTTCTAAAGtagcttactttaaaaaaataataatgtcattatattttttagacctttattttatttatttttaggtggtgccaaggattgaacccactgcctcacacatgctaggcaagcactccaccactgagtcacaaccgcAGCCTTCAAGTAGTTTACTTTTGATAGGCTATTCCATAAACCCAGTCTTCTCAACTTCAGTCCAGTCTCCCTCCCCTATTCAGTGATGTTGTTGTTGTGATCCCTGGTCAGAAAGTTTCCTTGGCCTGAGGTAGTTATAGAAGAGAGACAGAATCAGCGCAGTCCTAGGGTAGTGAATGAAACCACTTTCTTAGAagaactttaaataataaaatgtttgtggTTAAAGCTATAAGGATAATGCTATGCAGAAGTCTTTCTGCAGAAATgagaagcagaaaggaagagttgatttaaaaagaagagaaaatggaaattcatTGATGAGGAAACGCTTTGGGAGTATAAGGACTTGAGTAAGAATTAGATGAGAAGGGAAGATGATCTTGACATGGGATTGGAAGCaatatctttttttcagttttgccctccatgtgctggggattgaacccaggacctcatgcatgcaagacaagtgctctaccactgagctacttccctatCCCAGGAGTCCCATCTTTTAACTTTCATTCGCCTCATCACCTATaagaaacaaatgttgaatgaTGAAGAAATAGATATTCTGACCTATTGCATTTATACTTACAATTTTCATCTTAGAGTTTTAGAACATGTGTTTCAAAAGTAGGGGGGATGGACTAGAGACACAAACATGCATCTTCAATGAGCATACCCCTAAGTTTGGTAAAAAGTTTGCATGTTTATTCTCAGCTTTAGTGTATACCAAAGGATGGGTgactatttatattctttttcagtATACATATGTGTTTTAGAAACACAtgttattgcaaaaaaaaatctatctagaAACTCTAGAGCTCACTGCTATTAAATTTCTTGCCCCAAATTTAAGGTTCATCATGAATATTGGTCATTTCTAGAGTAGTTGTTGAAAGGTCTCTTTTGCATTGTGGAAAAATGAAGTTGCCTTGTTttgattgcttttttattttcctttacctAGATACACAGTATTGTTTGACAGTTCATCATTTCACCAGCCATGGAAGAAGTACCTCCATCACCAAAAAGTGCGCCTCCAAAAGTGAATGTCATTTTGTTGGGTGCCACCACAGCCAAGATTCTGAACATACGGTAAGATCATGTGTGTGTAGGCAGGTGTGAATGGTCCAAAGCCAGCTCTGGTAGCCTGTGAGCAACTCATCTGTGACAGAACCATGAACACTAGAGCCCAGCTCACCTGTTTTGTTCATGGTCAGAAATCACCAAGAATGCCGCACAGGGAAAAAGGAAGGTAGAAATAGGAAAATAGTGATACCTTGTACCAAGGGAAACTTGTCTCACCCACCGCTTCTGCTCAGAGGAGAAAGAGTCGAAAGATTAGGCTCAGTTTAATGCAAAGAACTATAGACACACTGTGGATcaattaatctttttaattttctcattctaTGATTCTAAATGagcattttatacttttatatgcCTGGAATcttgaaatttttgagaaaagattatttgaacatatattaatttcatgaggttttagaatttaatttagtttataaGCACAGAAAATAATTCCAACATTAGTGGTTGTTGGCTTTGGTGACGCCAAGATTACCTGGGTGGCTGTTGTAGGGTTTGTTAGTCGGGTGGTGAGGGAGCATCCTCAGACCAATTTAAGCAGAACCTTAAGTAGAGGTCATGGGCATTGAGATCTTTTCAAAATTGCCCCAAGGTGAACCTGATGTGCAACCTGTGGTGAAAACCACTGACATGAATGCTTAGCGGTTGTGCCTTTGTGTTGCCTGACTGTTCCAGAAGCCATAAGGAATGATTGGGTTTCTCAGGTCAAGGCATGCGCCAACCATACACTTGTATTACCATAGGAGACTACTTCCCCTGAAAATATCTCATGCTCTTAGGGacccagccctttgttttttaACCACTCAGGAGCCACAATTAGTAAACTATTGCTACAGTAATGATAGGAATCAGATATGAGCATAGAAAACAGTGAGTCACTATTATCCCCTATCAAGTAACACTGGGAAAGAAAATCAATGACTAATCCAAAAGGTTCCTAGCTTTCACTTTTGCTTCAGTGTTTTCTCTTAAAACCTTTAGAAAGATTTGGTGACTCAATCAAGCAGTCTTATTCaatttcccttccacctctctgcCTTGATGATGATTGGGTTTGATGAAGATAAATCATAGTTAGGAGGAAAAGATTCTCAAGATGGTTCTTCCCTCCTCATCCTTTGCAGAGGAAGGGAACCCAAAGACCTGTGTGATACACAGACTGGATAGCCCGCTAATGGTCCTCTTACGATGGAGCTGAAGAagcctttgtttttctgtgttttacCCCTTCTCCCTTCCCGTTATTCACTATTTTCCATCTCTTGTTTATTTGTAACAGGAGTGTAGGTCTTGCTGTGAAGGAATGATTTGCAACGTGGAATTGCCCACCAACCACACCAATGCAGTCTTTGCTGTCATGCATGCTCAGAGGACATCTGGCAGCAGTGCCCCCACACCCTACCTTCCAGCACTTGCTTGGGTCTTCATGCTTCCATTGCTATGATGCCACCACTGTTCAGAGAGGCAGAGACTAGCCCTCTAAAGCACAAGGCAAGAACAGCTTGAATCCTGAACTTTGGAGCGAAGACACTCTTGTACCTGGTGAAGAGTGCACATTGGAAGCCCAAAGCAGAGGCTTTGCTAAAATGCTCCTGCATGAGGTCCCAGCACTGAGGATGGGGATTTGGTAGGGACCAAGAGGACTGTATAACTTTCAGACTTCCTGGTCAAAGGGAGCTGTGTGCTGCAAATTCTGCAGGGATGAGCCTGCCAGTATCTTTGATGAGTTACAGAGGCCTGGCCAGTCCCAGTCTGACCAGGCCTTCAGCTGAAAGGCCCTCCTGACCTCATTGACACCCTCAGAGGCTGCTGGGTCAGACCCTCTGGTATCTGTCATTAACTCAAAGTTTCTCTGTGAAATCTAATTCTACTACCGAGAAAGCAGTTTCCCTACTCTGTtggttagctttctgttactgtaacaaatgcctgagataatcagcttataaagaggaaaggtttactttggttcacaattttggaggtttcatGTTCATAAATGATTTGGCCTGTTGATCTTGGGCTTgtggtgaagcagcacatcatggtgggagtgtgtggCAAAGCAAAAAGCCACTTGTCTCATGGTGGGGACATGAACGAAAGAGGTAGAGGGTCCTGAAGTCCTCTTTGAGGACATACCCCCAAGTGGCCTAATCCAATAGGCCCTACATTCCAAAGGCTCCATCACCTCCCCAaagcaccacaggctggggaccaagcctttaacacttgGGCCCTCAGAGGACATGCAAGGTCCAAGCTGCAGCACCCACCAACAGTAGTTGTCAATGAGAAAGGCAACTGTAGGAAGAAAACTTCCATTTGAAATAATATGAAATCCATTTGCCAATTGTGAAGTGGGAGGGGGGAATAAAGCTGTTCCGTTTTACCATGTAAATGCATGCTGTGTGTTTCTTGATGGACTTGGAGGTACACCATGGGTGACATATGCTGGCTTAGAGAATAAAATTCTATGCCAAAGTGgctccatttctctttctttttcagaaaggACTCTTCTGTGGAAGCTAGATGCAAACTTGGTGAATTGagatggtcaaaaaaaaaaaaaaccaccctaaTTAAGGGGGATAACATTATCATACAGGATGTACCCTCTGCAGAGGTAGCTTAAAGAGTCCCAGTCAGAGGGAATGGCAGGAGGGCCCTCTCCCCTGTCCAGTCACCTCATTTTCTCTGGATGTGAGATCCATCAATAGAACCTCTTTAAACATGGGCTGAAATGTTTGGTCTCattgccttcttttctttcccttttataacACAGCCCTAGAATTTCACATAACTTCTTCTACTGTTTCTGCCTTCAGGCTTCCTACTGTCACACTTTGGGATGATCTTTAAACACTCTTCCCTTGTCTGTATAGTGATGAGTTAATGGAATGTTTTATGGTCCCTCACTAAACACGCACCATTTGAATACTGGATGCTCTGTAGAACCCAGTAATAATGTTATCCTTGCCACATGGACTCACTGTGACATGGGTTGGCAAACTGTGGCCCATAAACCAAATCCAATCCACCACCTATTTTttgttaataaagttttattagaacacaacacacccattttttttaatgtgtcatcTGTGTCTGTTTTCATGTTACAAGAGCACCATTGCATTATGTTGATGTACAGAGACTACGTGGTTTGGATAATCTAAAAGTCTTACCATCTAGTTCTTTTCATCTAGCTCTTAATCAGTCTTAACTTCTCTAACCTATGAGAAGTTAAGACTGATTAAGAAGAAAATGCTTTCTTTACAGAGACCCTGGTGCTAAGGTGGTTAATCAGCCTGGGCAATTACTAGATCTCCCTTTGTTTTCTGTGCCTTCTGCATCAGTgcatttttctcctctgttttgaTTGATGTTTCATTTATTCAGTTCCGTGTGCTGGTAGTTGGTGATGATGTGAAGGGATGGTCTTTATCTGTCTCTTCTTGTCCTTGATGCTCTGGGAGCGTCTCGTCTGAAGACTCTTTAGCTTCCCATAAAACAGGGAGGGAGCAGACAacagtctctctctgtctctggccTAAACTTAAACTCACCTGGAAGCACTGATTTTGAGGCTGATGTAGATTTATCCCATTTTT is a window encoding:
- the Lypd6b gene encoding ly6/PLAUR domain-containing protein 6B produces the protein MLLLCHAVAVAVVHIFILSENWASAKNINFYNVRPPLDPTPFPNSFKCFTCENAGDNYNCNRWAEDKWCPQNTQYCLTVHHFTSHGRSTSITKKCASKSECHFVGCHHSQDSEHTECRSCCEGMICNVELPTNHTNAVFAVMHAQRTSGSSAPTPYLPALAWVFMLPLL